Below is a genomic region from Bordetella pertussis 18323.
CGGGCCGCTTCAGGCACACAAACTTGATGGGCGATCAATTGCTGGACCATTTCGAGTCGACGTAGGAAGGTCAATCGGGCATGCTTATGGGTGTTCATCCGGCCGGGCTCCTTGAGTGAACTGGGGGATCGGCGATTTCCAGTTTCTCAAATCCGGTTCGGATGAACCATGCATACAACCTATTGAATCTTCACAGCTAGCTGTCCAGGCCGATATCCAGCACCCGGGCGCTATGGGTCAGCCAGCCGATCGCCATCAGGTCCACCCCGGTGGCGGCCACCGCCGGCGCGGTCTCGGGCGTGATGCGGCCCGATGCCTCGGTGACCGCGCGCCCGTCGACCAGCGCCACCGCTTCGCGCAAGGTGTCCAGGTCCATGTTGTCCAGCAGGACCACATCCACGCCCAGGCGCAGCGCGACGCGCAATTGCTCCAGCGTGTCGACCTCGACCTCGATCTTGACCATGTGGCCGATGGCCGCCCGCGCGCGCTGCACGGCGGCGTCGATGCCGCCAGCGATCGCCACGTGGTTGTCCTTGATCAGCACGGCATCGTCCAGCCCGTAGCGGTGGTTGCTGCCGCCGCCCACGCGCACGGCGTATTTCTGCACCGCGCGCAGGCCCGGCATGGTCTTGCGGGTGCAGGTCACCTTGGTATGGCCGGCGCCGATGGCCGCCACGATGGACGCGGTGGCCGAGGCCACGCCGCTGAGGTGGCAGAGAAAATTCAGGGCCGTGCGCTCGGCCGTCAGCATGCCGCGCGCCGGGCCGCGGATCAGCGCGATCTCGGCGCCGGGCTGCAACTGCGCGCCGTCGGGCAGCAAGGCATGGAATTCGATTTCCGGGTCGACCAGGCGAAACGCCAGGCGCGCCAGGTCCAGCCCCGCCAGCACCCCGGCCTGGCGCGCCACCAGGCGGGTCTGCGCGCGCGCCTGCGCCGGCACGATGGCGTCGGTCGTGATGTCGCCGGCACGGCCCAGGTCCTCCAGCAGCGCCGCGCGCACCAGCGGCTCGAGCATGACCTGCGGCAAGGGAGCGGGCGCCGTACGGAGCGTCGGCGCGGCGTCGATGGCGAGAGGGGCCGCCTGCCCGATATTTATGCTCATAATGAGTATTTAAGGGTCAAAAAAATGGCCACAGGGGCTGTGTTTAATTATGCTATTCCTGAGTATAAAGCGCTGTCAAGCATTTTTCGCCCCCCCGCCGCCTAGAATTGCCGCGCCAGCGGCAGTTTGCTGCCGGCGATGGCGCGCTCGAGCAGCACGTCGCGGCGGAACCGGAACAGCTTGGCCGGGCGCCCCGCCGCGCCGCTGGCCATGCCGCCGGTTTCCTCGACCAGTTCCTGCTGTTCGATGAGGCGGCGGAAGTTCTGCTTGTGCAGGCCGCGGCCGGCCAGGGCCTCGACGGCCATCTGCAGCTGCAGCAGCGTGAATTCGGGCGGCATCAGTTCGAACACCACCGGCCGGTACTTGATCTTGGCGCGCAGGCGCGCAATGCCGGTGGCCAGGATGCGGCGATGGTCGTGCCGCATCGACTGCCCCGCCACCGGCAGGCCCGAGGCGTCCGGGTGGCGCGACTCGGGCACCAGCCCGGCCTCGAACAGCAGCTCGTAGCGCTGCAGGACCATGTCCTCGTTCCAGCCCGCGCCATCCAGCCCGAAGGTCAGGGCGACGCGCTGGCGGCGCTGCGCCCGGGCCGCGGCGTCGGCGCCCGCCCCGGCCCAGGCCAGCAGGCGGGGCGCGATCTCGTCGGCGATGATGGCCGGCCGGCCGGCGCGCCAGTCTTCCCATGGAAAGTAGCGATACCAGTGCTGCCAGCCCACCTGCGCCACGCCGGTGGCGCCGGCCTCGCGCGTCAGGCCCAGGTAGCTGACCGAAATGACGCGCGCTCCGGCCTCGTTGGAACGGTCGCTGTCGGCAAAGGTGTAAAGCTGTTCGACATAGCCCAGCGGGTGATGCGTCTGGGTCTCCACCCAGGCGCGCAGGCCGGCCTGCAGCGAACGGTGCGCCAGTTCGAACGGGCCGGCCGGCAGCGCGCGGGCGTCCTCGGTGGTGAGCACGCGCGGCTCTCCTTGCGTCACCGCCACCAGGACGGCTACCAATTCGGCGGAAACGGATCTGTCGAGTGCGTCGGTCAAGGCGATGGGAATGGGATACGGGAGGCGTGGCGCCGCCACGGCGCAGGCGGCGGGCGACCGGAAGCGTCGCGCCCCGATTATAGGCGGCACAAGCTGCAACAGCCGCTTGCAAAACGCTTGGATACGGGCGGGCGCGCCGGCCTAAGATGGGATGTATGCAGAACCGGCTCGGCTCCTCGCGGCGCCTGTCCCCGCAGGAACCGGGTGCCTGTCCCCACTGGGACAGGCACACCGCTCTACGCCATGACCGGTTGACGGCCAAGACGGTATCTGTCTCAGCGGGGACAGGCACCCGATACAGCCCGCATGACTCGATGACGCACCTGTTTCTGGAGCAGCCATCATGACCAAGACCGCACGCGATTCCCAACCCGCAGACCCGCACGCGCAATCCTGGCCACACCGTCCGGTGAACGCGCGCAAGGGCACGGACGTCATGCCCATGCCCGAGGAAGCCCCCCAGGTGGCCGGCATGCCCCGG
It encodes:
- the nadC gene encoding carboxylating nicotinate-nucleotide diphosphorylase, which produces MSINIGQAAPLAIDAAPTLRTAPAPLPQVMLEPLVRAALLEDLGRAGDITTDAIVPAQARAQTRLVARQAGVLAGLDLARLAFRLVDPEIEFHALLPDGAQLQPGAEIALIRGPARGMLTAERTALNFLCHLSGVASATASIVAAIGAGHTKVTCTRKTMPGLRAVQKYAVRVGGGSNHRYGLDDAVLIKDNHVAIAGGIDAAVQRARAAIGHMVKIEVEVDTLEQLRVALRLGVDVVLLDNMDLDTLREAVALVDGRAVTEASGRITPETAPAVAATGVDLMAIGWLTHSARVLDIGLDS
- a CDS encoding NUDIX hydrolase yields the protein MAAPRLPYPIPIALTDALDRSVSAELVAVLVAVTQGEPRVLTTEDARALPAGPFELAHRSLQAGLRAWVETQTHHPLGYVEQLYTFADSDRSNEAGARVISVSYLGLTREAGATGVAQVGWQHWYRYFPWEDWRAGRPAIIADEIAPRLLAWAGAGADAAARAQRRQRVALTFGLDGAGWNEDMVLQRYELLFEAGLVPESRHPDASGLPVAGQSMRHDHRRILATGIARLRAKIKYRPVVFELMPPEFTLLQLQMAVEALAGRGLHKQNFRRLIEQQELVEETGGMASGAAGRPAKLFRFRRDVLLERAIAGSKLPLARQF